The genomic DNA ATACGTCTCATTTTATAAACGAACAAATGTTCGGTTATAATAACGGGCAGAGGTGATTGAAATGATTAGAGACAGAGGGAAAATCAAATGGACGTCGCTCATGCTCCCGGAGCACGTCAAGGAACTGAGGGATATATGGGAGGTATTCGAGCGCGATACGAAGCCTGAAGTCGACATCTTCGCCTTGAGCGAGATGGAGGAGCGGATCCGCTATGCCATGGAGTACCACCTTCCCCTGCGGATGAAAATATGGAATGAATTGAAAGGGAAATGTGAAATGAAGACGGGTACGATTCATTATCTGAATGAACGGGACCGGAATCTGATGCTTGAGTGCGGCGATGAGGGGTTCGTCCGGGTACGCGTGGAGGACCTGATTTCGGTGGATGTAGTGGAATAAGAACGGCAGGGACATTTGCGGAAACGTGAGTGTCTTTGTTTATGGGAAATAAAAGGAAATCACACGGAGGATATGATATGGTAATAGAGAAGTGCTTTTACGAGCGGTTATTGATCAAGAAGAGATAATGGGGGTGGAAATCATCTTGAAGAAATTCACCATGACGGGGAAAATCCTTTTTACGATGGGGTTCATCCTATTTGTACTAAGCTCTTTTCTGTATTCAGAATTCACTGAGGAAGGTTATTGGAAGATGGGGTTGATCATCGGTGCCCTAGTGGCCATCAGTTCCAACTTTTTCACAAACAAACGTTCATCCAAGAGGAGAGCCTGACATGATTAAACAAATCGAGCATCCGCAAGCCTGGGATCTCCGCCACA from Rossellomorea marisflavi includes the following:
- a CDS encoding YolD-like family protein, translating into MIRDRGKIKWTSLMLPEHVKELRDIWEVFERDTKPEVDIFALSEMEERIRYAMEYHLPLRMKIWNELKGKCEMKTGTIHYLNERDRNLMLECGDEGFVRVRVEDLISVDVVE